One Dehalococcoidales bacterium DNA segment encodes these proteins:
- a CDS encoding nucleotidyltransferase family protein: MEKGIPNLTAFGALMVAGLPLPDSATPDYRALLGFYEKNKFPLLAFKNGRNGHAFLHSPEFKAARNGNSARLKALRSEYLIVRDRWAERGIPCITLKSGGSFLPFPYTSDNLDILIHKEDESAARDILLQLGYLELKNLEEPQKFLFRKFHAGTTVSDIHLHTRIGWGVGFMNENDLWRKAIVSPDDAAVTIPSPDDTILITLAHAFYENKCLRLADLIKVFSGFQGVYDWDYIKNTAARAGWQDGLYFSLGLCAHLEQSILGKTAIPHYVIEDCESHLAKSSFINRYYRQLKSRTPVLPFYVSFIFGKLIFYKKIMQDPRYSLKKRLYETARTTLRGIRLKAHIRPQSPFLVTFSGLDGSGKTQHAKILQSCLNACGLKTEYYWSRCGTAGLTRFFTGLANKILGKKTARGDSKPGAEGRSARLQNPIFRFIWTYLAAFDIMIAYLRHVRLPLLRGRIVICDRYVYDAAAEMESSLVKVNWLHRLALKMMLAGTPKPDIAYFLDVPEAVSTQRKDASTDIEYLRQLRRNYLRLTQRYHLATKDTARELETIADEIVLEVGAPYMKIYPTFINSLFLSNPNQINLKSRKVK; the protein is encoded by the coding sequence ATGGAAAAAGGCATCCCGAACCTGACCGCCTTCGGCGCCCTGATGGTTGCCGGTCTGCCGCTGCCTGACAGCGCGACGCCGGACTACCGGGCGCTGCTGGGGTTTTACGAAAAGAACAAGTTCCCGCTGCTGGCGTTTAAAAACGGCCGGAACGGGCACGCTTTTCTGCATTCACCGGAATTCAAAGCTGCCCGTAATGGCAATTCCGCCAGGCTCAAGGCCCTCCGGTCGGAATACTTAATCGTCCGCGACCGGTGGGCCGAGCGGGGCATTCCCTGCATCACCCTGAAATCCGGCGGTTCATTTCTCCCTTTCCCCTATACCAGCGATAATCTGGATATCCTGATACACAAGGAAGATGAAAGCGCCGCCAGGGATATATTGCTGCAACTCGGCTACCTGGAGCTGAAAAACCTGGAAGAGCCGCAAAAATTTCTTTTCCGCAAGTTCCATGCCGGCACCACCGTTTCGGATATTCACCTGCATACCCGCATCGGCTGGGGCGTCGGTTTCATGAATGAGAATGACCTGTGGCGTAAAGCCATTGTATCACCGGATGATGCCGCGGTAACGATACCTTCTCCGGATGATACCATTTTAATTACGCTGGCTCACGCCTTTTATGAGAACAAGTGTTTACGCCTGGCGGACCTGATTAAAGTTTTCTCCGGATTCCAGGGCGTTTACGACTGGGATTATATTAAAAATACCGCCGCCCGCGCCGGGTGGCAGGACGGACTGTACTTTAGCCTGGGCCTCTGCGCCCACCTGGAGCAGAGCATCCTGGGCAAGACGGCCATCCCTCATTATGTTATTGAAGACTGCGAGTCTCATCTGGCCAAATCATCCTTCATTAACCGCTATTATCGCCAGCTCAAAAGCCGCACGCCGGTGCTGCCGTTTTACGTTTCTTTCATCTTCGGCAAACTAATATTTTACAAGAAAATCATGCAGGACCCGCGCTACAGCCTGAAGAAACGACTCTATGAAACTGCCCGGACCACTTTACGCGGCATCAGACTAAAAGCCCATATCCGGCCGCAGTCCCCGTTCCTGGTTACGTTCAGCGGACTGGACGGCTCCGGTAAGACGCAGCACGCCAAAATCCTGCAGTCCTGCCTGAACGCCTGCGGTCTTAAAACAGAGTATTACTGGAGCAGGTGCGGGACAGCCGGACTGACACGATTTTTCACCGGCCTGGCGAATAAAATTTTAGGCAAGAAAACGGCGCGGGGGGACTCCAAACCGGGGGCGGAAGGCCGCAGCGCCCGGCTCCAGAACCCCATATTCCGCTTCATCTGGACTTACCTGGCGGCCTTCGATATTATGATTGCCTACCTGCGGCACGTGAGACTGCCGCTGCTGCGCGGGAGAATCGTTATTTGTGACCGTTATGTGTACGACGCGGCGGCGGAGATGGAATCTTCCCTGGTTAAAGTCAACTGGCTGCACCGTTTGGCCCTTAAAATGATGCTGGCCGGCACGCCCAAACCTGACATCGCCTATTTCCTGGACGTCCCCGAGGCGGTCAGCACGCAACGCAAGGATGCCAGCACGGATATCGAATACCTGAGGCAGCTGCGCCGCAATTATCTGCGGCTGACGCAGCGCTATCACCTTGCGACCAAGGACACGGCGCGGGAGTTGGAAACCATCGCCGACGAGATAGTACTGGAAGTGGGCGCGCCTTATATGAAAATATACCCAACTTTTATCAATAGCCTATTTCTTTCTAACCCAAATCAGATAAACTTAAAATCCAGGAAAGTAAAATAA
- a CDS encoding glycosyltransferase family 4 protein — protein sequence MKVLVVTNMYPTPEKPAAGTFVQEQVESLRRESVDVDVFCVDGSKNKLAYLWGLFRFWGRLLRKRYDIIHAHYVFSGFIARAQYLYPVVLTHHGLEVFMTWQRFPSRFITPLVDQVILVSEEQKRKLGCQTAEIIPCGINLDFFKPVPREEARQKLNLPMDKKLVLWVGNHRRPEKRYDIVEKAIALAKAKDPSVELVLVDGKPHDVVPLYMSAGDAVLLVSDAEGSPMVIHEAMACNLPIVSVPVGDVPEVIGGTEGCYLCTQDPADVADKLALALQFTGRTSGRENIKYMEEGHTARRILNLYRKVLQQRNRTALESMVPDKAGKSL from the coding sequence ATGAAGGTACTGGTAGTAACCAATATGTACCCCACCCCGGAAAAACCGGCCGCGGGTACGTTTGTCCAGGAGCAGGTGGAGTCCCTGAGGAGGGAATCCGTCGACGTGGACGTTTTCTGCGTGGACGGCAGTAAGAACAAGCTGGCCTATCTCTGGGGGCTGTTCCGGTTCTGGGGCAGGCTGCTGCGCAAGCGCTATGATATTATCCACGCTCATTACGTGTTTTCCGGGTTTATCGCCAGGGCGCAGTACCTCTACCCGGTAGTGCTGACGCACCACGGGCTGGAGGTATTCATGACCTGGCAGCGTTTCCCTTCCCGCTTCATCACCCCCCTCGTCGACCAGGTAATACTGGTGTCCGAGGAGCAGAAGCGCAAGCTGGGCTGCCAGACCGCCGAGATTATCCCCTGCGGCATCAACCTGGATTTCTTTAAGCCGGTGCCCCGGGAAGAAGCCCGGCAGAAACTTAATTTACCCATGGATAAAAAACTGGTGCTCTGGGTGGGCAACCACCGCCGACCGGAAAAAAGGTATGACATCGTGGAGAAAGCGATTGCGCTGGCCAAAGCCAAAGACCCCTCCGTGGAGCTGGTGCTGGTGGACGGAAAGCCCCATGACGTAGTGCCCCTTTACATGAGCGCCGGGGACGCCGTCCTGCTGGTATCCGACGCCGAGGGTTCCCCCATGGTCATCCACGAAGCCATGGCCTGTAACCTGCCCATCGTGTCCGTGCCGGTGGGAGACGTGCCGGAGGTAATCGGCGGCACGGAAGGCTGCTATCTTTGCACCCAGGACCCGGCGGACGTGGCGGACAAACTCGCCCTGGCACTGCAATTCACGGGGCGCACCAGCGGCCGCGAGAACATTAAATACATGGAGGAAGGGCATACCGCCCGGCGCATCCTTAACCTTTACCGGAAAGTGCTCCAGCAACGGAACAGGACCGCCCTGGAGTCCATGGTCCCGGACAAGGCGGGGAAAAGCTTATGA
- a CDS encoding glycosyltransferase family 4 protein has protein sequence MKRILIIRHKNYPTAVPTRRNAETLAANGYAVDIVCLRDKGEQRRENVRGVNVYRLPVMHKRQGFRRYIFEYCAFFFLAFWQVTWLSLIKKYRVIQIDNMPDFLVFTALFSKLRGTKVILQILDHTPEVFIDGFKASPKHPAVRVMRLLEKASIWFANHVLVTQSTSKDMLVSRGVPEAKISVVLNVPDENVFKSVPPSSNGNGHFRLMTHARIVDRYGLDTLINTVPLLKGEIPNLEVKIVGDGEGLPRLKELTDKLGVNDYVKFTGWVNADEIPGHIAQADVCLVVIPAGANPAMPNKLFEYSALGKPSVVTSIPSIKPYYDDNAVAYYNAGDTADLARCIIELYKDPDRRAAMAASSSAVYQKYRWGNMKHEYLNAIERLINRGAVR, from the coding sequence ATGAAGCGTATCCTTATCATTCGCCATAAAAATTATCCCACGGCCGTGCCCACCCGCCGCAACGCGGAAACGCTGGCGGCTAACGGCTATGCCGTGGACATCGTTTGCCTTAGAGACAAAGGCGAGCAAAGACGTGAAAACGTCCGCGGCGTGAACGTTTACCGGCTGCCGGTAATGCACAAACGGCAAGGCTTCCGCCGCTATATATTTGAATACTGCGCTTTCTTCTTCCTGGCTTTCTGGCAAGTAACCTGGCTTTCCCTGATTAAGAAATACCGGGTGATACAGATAGATAATATGCCGGATTTCCTGGTCTTCACCGCCCTGTTCTCCAAACTGAGAGGGACGAAGGTCATCCTCCAAATTCTTGACCATACGCCGGAAGTCTTTATCGACGGCTTCAAAGCCTCCCCGAAGCACCCGGCCGTGCGGGTAATGCGCCTGCTGGAGAAAGCCAGCATATGGTTCGCCAATCACGTATTGGTCACGCAGAGCACCAGCAAAGATATGCTGGTGAGCCGTGGCGTGCCGGAAGCCAAAATTTCCGTGGTGCTTAACGTACCGGATGAAAACGTGTTCAAGTCCGTCCCGCCCTCCTCCAACGGCAACGGGCACTTCCGGCTGATGACCCACGCCAGAATCGTTGACCGGTACGGGCTGGATACCCTGATAAACACGGTGCCCTTGCTCAAGGGTGAGATTCCCAACCTGGAAGTCAAAATCGTAGGCGACGGCGAAGGGCTGCCCCGCCTTAAGGAGTTGACCGACAAGCTGGGCGTGAATGATTATGTGAAGTTTACCGGGTGGGTCAACGCGGACGAGATTCCGGGCCATATCGCCCAGGCGGATGTCTGCCTGGTGGTTATCCCCGCCGGCGCCAACCCGGCCATGCCCAATAAACTATTTGAATATTCGGCTTTAGGGAAACCTTCCGTGGTAACTTCCATCCCGTCGATTAAACCTTATTATGATGACAACGCCGTAGCCTATTACAACGCCGGTGATACCGCCGACCTCGCGCGATGCATTATCGAGCTTTATAAAGACCCGGACCGGAGGGCGGCTATGGCCGCTTCCAGTTCAGCGGTTTACCAGAAATACCGGTGGGGCAACATGAAACACGAATACCTCAACGCCATTGAAAGGCTAATAAACAGGGGGGCGGTAAGATGA
- a CDS encoding O-antigen ligase family protein, translating to MNATFAVNSYEAKRIPTPRVAIYIIVGIIISLLLSVALDLPITLGLILGAQLTLLSLVIYRRVFLVAALLVGQLTVSNYMIYVAGTPISVRFLWTIIAVVFLFFIHFRERKTILGKRGWKVLTPALLLVVCAIISNLINTNMDYTLQYLRTAATSLVIILLIPAVIEEERDVKILGLTALITCSISAVFAILQHFHIGLLPISLTIFGSNNFAGTRAIGLNDSPVDLSFTLPLILLPAIALFFFKGINDRYRVLLVLAIVAMAAAEYFSYTRSGMYAMGAGLIALPLFMKSKMRTQIFLAALVLIAGFIIYTDMKNNRYTGGVTNESSAAGRLVLWQAGAKIAMSSPVLGIGGQAFKEAAQEYISSVSYNPSVVQAEEVLGVEQPHNDFLRTWVSYGTVALIALVWLLIMIFRNFLISYRFLTTRLGKGIALGCFAAFVAYAVNAFTHNVIDEVALIWMFAGLSIALCKIAANQKKQKPQQLKASE from the coding sequence ATGAACGCTACATTTGCAGTCAACAGCTATGAAGCCAAGCGGATTCCCACGCCAAGGGTGGCCATCTATATAATTGTCGGCATAATCATATCGCTGCTATTGTCCGTGGCCCTCGACCTGCCGATTACGCTCGGCCTGATACTGGGAGCACAACTAACGCTACTGTCCCTGGTTATATACCGCAGAGTGTTCCTGGTAGCAGCCCTGCTGGTGGGACAGCTCACGGTAAGCAACTACATGATATACGTAGCAGGCACGCCAATCAGTGTCCGCTTTTTGTGGACGATAATAGCCGTCGTTTTCCTGTTTTTCATCCACTTCAGGGAGAGAAAAACAATCCTGGGGAAAAGGGGCTGGAAAGTACTGACGCCGGCCTTGCTGCTGGTAGTCTGCGCCATCATTTCCAACCTTATCAACACGAACATGGACTATACCCTCCAGTACCTGCGCACGGCAGCCACATCACTGGTCATCATCCTGCTGATACCGGCTGTGATTGAAGAAGAAAGGGATGTCAAAATACTGGGGCTGACGGCTTTGATAACCTGCAGCATATCGGCTGTTTTTGCCATATTGCAGCATTTTCATATCGGCCTGCTGCCGATTTCCCTAACTATCTTCGGCAGCAACAATTTTGCCGGCACGAGGGCTATCGGGCTAAATGACAGCCCGGTCGACCTCTCGTTTACCCTGCCCTTAATTCTGCTGCCGGCTATTGCTTTGTTCTTTTTCAAGGGAATCAACGACCGTTACAGAGTATTGCTGGTGCTGGCTATAGTGGCGATGGCGGCGGCCGAGTACTTTTCCTACACCCGTTCCGGCATGTATGCCATGGGCGCCGGCCTTATCGCTCTGCCTCTGTTCATGAAATCCAAAATGAGAACGCAGATATTTTTAGCCGCCCTGGTACTGATAGCAGGTTTTATAATCTATACCGACATGAAAAATAACCGCTATACTGGCGGCGTTACCAATGAAAGCAGCGCCGCCGGCCGTCTGGTGCTCTGGCAAGCCGGCGCTAAGATTGCCATGTCCTCGCCGGTATTAGGCATAGGAGGACAGGCATTCAAGGAGGCCGCCCAGGAGTACATATCCAGCGTTAGCTACAACCCCAGCGTGGTACAGGCGGAGGAGGTACTGGGGGTAGAACAGCCCCATAATGATTTCCTCCGTACCTGGGTTTCTTACGGGACGGTAGCCTTGATAGCCCTTGTCTGGCTGCTAATCATGATTTTCCGGAACTTCCTGATATCCTACCGCTTCCTGACCACGCGGTTGGGCAAGGGAATAGCGCTGGGCTGTTTTGCCGCTTTCGTGGCATACGCGGTCAACGCTTTTACCCATAATGTCATCGATGAGGTGGCGCTGATCTGGATGTTCGCCGGCCTCTCCATTGCTTTATGCAAGATTGCTGCCAACCAGAAAAAGCAAAAACCGCAGCAGCTTAAGGCATCGGAATGA
- a CDS encoding glycosyltransferase gives MINGRVTVMFPINQLGVGGAEQQLMELVKGIDKNRFEPIVVSLYPGGALEPEIKAMPGVELICLNRKGKYDFLILFKIYRLLRQKKVQIIQPFLTPASFFGMVPSLTNRRLVKIVTERCGVRVNPRLGSSLYRKAEDFFTRFADWVVPNSKAGEDYVVKRGISPASVKVIYNGINLDRLKPNPDAVAKIKQQLKLPEGGKIVGITASLTPAKDHQTFLQAAKIVSLISPDTRFAVLGDGPLRPELEKTAQELGIDSVVTFFGNQRDVGSYISSYDIACLTSFDHEGCSNATLEAMALGKPVAVTDVGGNREVVENGVTGLLSPPKNPDVLAHNIVTYLKQPELAQRIGQAARQRVMAQFGIPRMVQEYQDLFEAALRQKESSRKKR, from the coding sequence ATGATTAACGGACGGGTTACCGTAATGTTCCCCATCAACCAGCTGGGCGTAGGCGGCGCCGAGCAGCAGCTGATGGAGCTGGTCAAAGGGATAGATAAAAACCGGTTCGAGCCTATCGTGGTATCGCTTTACCCCGGCGGCGCCCTGGAACCGGAAATCAAAGCCATGCCCGGGGTGGAGCTTATCTGCCTGAACCGGAAGGGTAAGTATGATTTCCTTATCCTGTTCAAAATTTACCGCCTGCTGCGGCAAAAAAAGGTACAGATAATACAGCCCTTCCTGACCCCGGCCAGTTTCTTCGGGATGGTACCGTCGCTGACGAACCGCCGCCTGGTAAAAATAGTCACCGAACGGTGCGGCGTGCGGGTAAACCCCCGGCTGGGGAGCTCGCTCTACCGCAAGGCGGAGGACTTTTTTACCCGCTTCGCGGACTGGGTGGTACCCAACAGCAAGGCCGGGGAAGACTATGTTGTCAAAAGAGGCATCAGTCCCGCCAGCGTCAAGGTGATTTATAACGGCATCAACCTGGACCGCCTAAAGCCCAACCCGGACGCGGTGGCCAAGATTAAACAGCAGCTAAAGCTGCCGGAGGGCGGCAAGATTGTCGGCATTACCGCCAGTCTCACGCCCGCCAAGGACCACCAGACCTTTCTCCAGGCGGCGAAAATCGTGTCCCTCATCTCACCGGATACCAGGTTTGCCGTGCTGGGCGACGGGCCGCTAAGGCCGGAACTGGAAAAGACGGCTCAAGAGCTGGGCATCGACTCCGTGGTCACCTTTTTCGGCAACCAGCGTGACGTAGGCTCTTATATATCGTCCTATGATATCGCCTGCCTGACCTCGTTCGACCACGAGGGCTGCTCCAACGCGACCCTGGAAGCCATGGCCCTGGGCAAGCCGGTAGCGGTGACGGACGTGGGCGGTAACCGGGAAGTGGTGGAGAACGGCGTCACCGGCCTGCTCTCCCCGCCGAAAAACCCGGACGTTTTAGCCCATAACATCGTCACGTATCTCAAGCAGCCGGAGCTGGCACAGCGCATCGGGCAGGCAGCCAGGCAAAGGGTAATGGCGCAATTCGGCATCCCCCGGATGGTGCAGGAATACCAGGACCTGTTCGAGGCCGCTCTCCGGCAGAAAGAATCCAGTCGTAAAAAACGCTAG
- the glmS gene encoding glutamine--fructose-6-phosphate transaminase (isomerizing), with the protein MCGIIGFAGNEPASPIVLQGLIKLEYRGYDSAGVASIYNGHLLVQKDIGRIVDIDRRLGLKDLPGNVAIAHTRWATHGGVTRKNAHPHIDCAGSIAVVHNGIVENYVELRRGLEEKGHTFASETDTEVIPHIIEECLKENITLEQTVLATVRQIKGSYAIMVISEKEPDKIIATRKDNPLVIGTGERGTFATSDMFSLTGCTGVIYPENGDLAVLTSRGVEFFDGNGQPVTRTATPLNTTEQCYDKGDYEHFMLKEIMAEPEAILTAINQDERSFTQMAMDILRARQVVISACGTSRYAGLVGRYLFSGIANKFCDVVMASEFQYFSESIDKNTLVIAVSQSGETADVIEGVKRSKDNGARVISIVNRPNSMLCRMSDDVIYLNCGPEIAVAATKSLTSQLAIFYLLSYSMINQFSQGVAHLKNVANEVSKVLSWNGAKLEKLSEQFKDARDFYYIARGVNFPIASEAALKLKEISYIHAEGLPAGELKHGTLALIEDRTPVVAICPNDNTFHETLDNGIEAKARGAYIIGVSDIIDPLYDFWIEIPKVESLFYPLVSIAPLHLLAYYLALKRGEDPDKPRNLAKSVTVK; encoded by the coding sequence ATGTGCGGAATAATCGGATTCGCCGGTAATGAACCGGCCTCGCCTATCGTACTTCAGGGGCTTATCAAACTGGAATACCGCGGCTATGACTCGGCCGGGGTGGCCAGTATCTATAACGGCCACCTGCTGGTGCAGAAAGACATCGGCCGCATCGTGGATATAGACCGGCGGCTGGGACTGAAAGACCTGCCCGGGAACGTGGCCATCGCCCACACGCGCTGGGCTACCCACGGCGGCGTCACCCGGAAAAACGCCCACCCCCATATAGACTGCGCCGGGAGTATTGCGGTAGTGCATAACGGCATCGTGGAAAACTACGTGGAGCTGCGGCGGGGGCTGGAGGAAAAGGGGCACACCTTTGCCTCGGAAACGGATACCGAGGTCATCCCCCACATTATCGAGGAATGTCTGAAGGAAAACATCACCCTGGAGCAGACCGTCCTGGCGACCGTCCGGCAAATCAAAGGCTCTTACGCCATCATGGTAATCTCGGAAAAAGAGCCGGATAAAATCATCGCCACCCGGAAAGACAACCCCCTGGTTATCGGCACCGGGGAGCGGGGCACCTTCGCCACCAGCGATATGTTTTCGCTGACGGGCTGTACCGGGGTAATCTATCCGGAAAACGGAGACCTGGCGGTGCTGACCAGCCGCGGCGTGGAATTTTTTGACGGGAACGGGCAGCCGGTGACCAGGACCGCCACCCCGCTTAATACCACCGAACAATGCTACGATAAAGGCGACTACGAGCATTTCATGCTCAAAGAGATCATGGCGGAACCGGAGGCCATCCTGACCGCCATCAACCAGGACGAGCGGTCTTTCACCCAGATGGCCATGGATATCCTGAGGGCCAGGCAGGTGGTCATTTCCGCCTGCGGGACATCACGTTACGCCGGACTGGTGGGACGCTACCTCTTCTCCGGCATCGCCAACAAGTTCTGCGACGTGGTGATGGCGTCCGAGTTCCAGTACTTTTCCGAGTCCATTGATAAAAACACCCTGGTTATCGCCGTATCACAGAGCGGTGAGACCGCGGACGTTATCGAAGGGGTCAAACGCTCCAAAGACAACGGCGCCAGGGTTATCTCCATCGTCAACCGGCCGAACTCCATGCTCTGCCGCATGAGCGACGACGTTATCTACCTCAACTGCGGCCCGGAGATTGCCGTGGCCGCCACCAAGTCGTTGACCAGCCAGCTGGCTATTTTTTACCTCCTGTCCTACTCCATGATAAACCAGTTCAGCCAGGGCGTCGCCCACTTGAAGAACGTAGCCAATGAGGTATCCAAGGTGCTCAGCTGGAACGGCGCCAAGCTGGAAAAACTGTCCGAGCAATTCAAGGACGCCCGTGATTTTTACTACATCGCCCGGGGCGTCAACTTCCCCATAGCGTCGGAGGCGGCGTTGAAGCTCAAAGAAATTTCCTACATTCACGCCGAGGGGCTACCGGCCGGCGAGCTTAAGCACGGCACGCTGGCGCTTATCGAGGACCGGACGCCGGTGGTTGCCATCTGCCCGAATGACAACACCTTCCACGAGACGCTGGACAACGGCATCGAGGCTAAAGCCAGGGGCGCCTACATCATCGGCGTATCGGACATTATCGACCCGCTGTATGATTTCTGGATTGAAATACCCAAGGTGGAAAGCCTGTTTTACCCGCTGGTATCCATCGCGCCGCTGCACTTGCTGGCCTACTACCTGGCTTTAAAGCGCGGTGAAGACCCGGACAAGCCCCGGAATTTAGCTAAATCGGTCACGGTAAAATGA
- a CDS encoding SDR family oxidoreductase: protein MKKVLVTGGAGFIGSHLSRELRERGYRVTILDDLSTGKKENIRGLLDNAGDVQFVQDSILNSVLLLKLMAGVDYVFHLAAVASVPASIRDPLASHAVNLTGTLNVLQAAVTSRVRKVVLFSSAAVYGDTPVMPQREDMLPMPLSPYAVTKLAGEYYCDVFKKAYRLDTVSLRFFNVYGPRQDPNSQYAAAIPKFITKVLSGQAPVIFGDGGQTRDFIFVRDAAAAAILAAESDAAGVYNVGMGQTVTVNELVRLILDINGKKLEPIYQAARPGDILHSRADTSRLRALGFQPGFNLEKGLRETVDFFSGIPAGSPTTPEAR, encoded by the coding sequence ATGAAGAAAGTACTGGTCACGGGCGGCGCCGGCTTTATCGGCTCCCATCTTTCCCGGGAGCTGCGCGAGCGGGGATACAGGGTCACTATCCTCGACGACCTTTCCACGGGGAAAAAGGAAAACATCCGGGGACTGCTGGACAACGCCGGTGACGTTCAATTTGTCCAGGACAGCATTTTAAATTCGGTGCTGCTTTTAAAGCTGATGGCGGGGGTAGATTATGTTTTCCACCTGGCGGCCGTCGCCAGTGTGCCTGCCAGCATCCGCGACCCGCTGGCTTCTCACGCGGTCAACCTGACCGGCACTTTGAACGTGCTCCAGGCCGCCGTAACCAGCCGGGTCAGGAAAGTAGTGCTTTTCTCCTCGGCGGCGGTCTACGGCGATACCCCCGTCATGCCTCAACGTGAGGATATGCTGCCCATGCCCCTGTCACCCTACGCCGTGACCAAGCTGGCCGGAGAATATTACTGCGACGTCTTTAAAAAGGCATACCGGCTGGACACCGTCAGCCTGAGATTTTTCAACGTTTACGGCCCGAGGCAGGACCCCAATTCCCAGTACGCCGCCGCCATTCCCAAGTTCATTACCAAGGTACTGAGCGGCCAGGCGCCGGTAATTTTCGGGGACGGCGGGCAGACCAGGGACTTCATCTTTGTCCGCGATGCGGCGGCCGCGGCCATACTGGCCGCCGAAAGCGATGCCGCCGGCGTCTATAACGTGGGCATGGGGCAGACGGTAACCGTGAACGAACTGGTGCGTCTCATCCTGGATATCAACGGTAAAAAACTGGAGCCAATCTATCAGGCCGCCCGCCCCGGTGATATCCTGCACAGTCGGGCGGACACTTCACGTCTGAGGGCGCTGGGTTTCCAGCCCGGGTTCAACCTGGAGAAGGGACTCCGGGAGACCGTCGATTTTTTCTCCGGTATTCCGGCCGGCTCACCAACAACACCTGAGGCGCGATGA
- a CDS encoding MFS transporter, translating to MSDWLPLENALPERRRFSYGWVIVGACTVMIAVTYGLMYSYGVFFKPLEEYFKWDRATLSAVYSISFIVRGIVSVGVGWLADKYGATRIMAVCGFMLGLGLALSSQVKELWQFYITYGFIMAVGLSGTFGIGTAMVARWFTKNRGLALGIVSTGSGLGTLLIVPGTERLIDAVDWSQTFLICGIAAGVVMIGSSFLLRPAPQPLKSPDSAPAGPNASGLSSAAAGEVPIKQVLKDPRMILFMAALMLFFLSIQIVMVHLVSYATDAQISPMLAATFISVIGAVSIAGRLITGVGADRAGIFNTLIFTRIFLAASFVFLIFAKPVWSFYLFAVIFGFPYGGEIPQVPLFVGKYWGTKSMATLVGLNTFVITVGGAAGSWGAGKIYVAAQSYRWAFIAGGMSSLVSLALILILRQKCRNTPEAA from the coding sequence ATGTCAGACTGGTTGCCTCTAGAGAACGCGCTTCCGGAGCGCCGCCGCTTTTCCTACGGCTGGGTTATCGTCGGCGCCTGTACGGTGATGATAGCCGTAACCTATGGTCTCATGTACAGCTACGGGGTGTTCTTCAAGCCCCTGGAAGAGTATTTCAAGTGGGACCGGGCCACGCTGTCCGCCGTCTATTCCATTTCCTTTATCGTCCGGGGTATCGTATCGGTGGGGGTGGGGTGGCTGGCGGATAAATACGGCGCAACCAGGATAATGGCGGTCTGCGGCTTTATGCTGGGGCTGGGGCTGGCGCTTTCCAGCCAGGTCAAGGAGCTGTGGCAATTTTACATAACCTACGGTTTTATCATGGCGGTGGGGCTCAGCGGCACCTTCGGAATTGGCACGGCGATGGTCGCCCGCTGGTTCACTAAAAACAGGGGACTGGCTTTGGGCATCGTGTCCACCGGCTCCGGCCTGGGCACGCTATTGATAGTCCCCGGCACCGAGCGGCTAATCGACGCCGTGGACTGGTCACAGACTTTTCTCATCTGCGGCATCGCCGCCGGCGTGGTAATGATAGGGTCGTCTTTCCTTTTGCGCCCCGCCCCGCAGCCGTTAAAGTCGCCGGACAGTGCGCCAGCGGGGCCCAATGCCAGCGGCCTTTCTAGCGCCGCCGCCGGTGAAGTGCCCATTAAACAGGTGCTCAAGGACCCCCGGATGATACTGTTCATGGCCGCCCTGATGCTGTTCTTCCTGAGCATCCAGATAGTGATGGTGCACCTGGTCAGCTACGCCACGGACGCGCAAATCAGTCCGATGCTGGCGGCTACCTTTATCAGCGTCATCGGGGCGGTGAGCATTGCCGGGCGGCTCATAACGGGGGTGGGGGCGGACAGGGCCGGGATATTCAACACCCTGATTTTCACGCGGATATTCCTGGCGGCGTCTTTTGTTTTCCTGATTTTCGCCAAACCGGTATGGTCGTTTTACCTTTTCGCCGTCATCTTCGGATTCCCTTACGGCGGCGAGATACCGCAGGTGCCGCTGTTCGTGGGCAAGTACTGGGGTACCAAGTCCATGGCCACACTGGTGGGGCTGAACACGTTTGTGATTACAGTAGGCGGGGCGGCGGGGTCGTGGGGGGCGGGTAAAATATATGTCGCCGCGCAGAGCTACCGGTGGGCTTTCATTGCCGGGGGGATGTCCAGCCTGGTATCCCTGGCTTTGATTCTGATTTTACGGCAGAAATGCCGGAATACGCCGGAAGCCGCCTGA